The Carassius gibelio isolate Cgi1373 ecotype wild population from Czech Republic chromosome B9, carGib1.2-hapl.c, whole genome shotgun sequence genome includes a region encoding these proteins:
- the LOC127965229 gene encoding inhibitor of growth protein 1 gives MLNPSSNGESSRVVNYVEEYLELVETLPLDLQRCVSLMKEIDASYQEVLNELDEAYEKHKQESDPVQRRRLLHCIQRSLIRTEELGDEKIQIAGQMVEMVENRSRQLDWQSELFQACQDSPESTVSVGSIPSANASVTMTPVSASMLSVSKPSADRRRDETPASVDKSGGKRSRRQKNGSENRENSNYGMELNEEVGSGVSKEKKVKTSSTSSKKKKRSKSKQDREPSPTDLPIDPNEPTYCLCEQVSYGEMIGCDNDECTIEWFHFSCVGLHHKPKGKWYCPKCRGDNEKTMDKALERSKKERAYNR, from the exons ATGTTGAACCCTTCTTCAAACGGAGAGTCTTCTCGTGTTGTGAACTATGTTGAGGAGTATCTGGAGCTGGTCGAGACTTTGCCGCTGGACCTACAAAGATGTGTGTCTCTCATGAAGGAAATTGACGCCAGTTACCAAG AGGTCCTCAATGAACTGGACGAGGCTTATGAAAAGCACAAACAAGAATCAGATCCCGTGCAGAGGCGGCGTCTGCTTCACTGCATCCAGCGCTCTTTGATCCGCACAGAAGAACTCGGGGATGAAAAGATCCAGATCGCAGGCCAAATGGTGGAAATGGTGGAGAATCGCAGTCGGCAGCTTGACTGGCAGAGTGAGCTTTTCCAGGCATGCCAGGACTCGCCGGAGAGCACCGTGTCAGTGGGCAGCATCCCCAGTGCCAATGCATCTGTAACTATGACACCGGTCTCTGCTTCGATGCTCTCGGTCAGTAAGCCGAGTGCAGATCGGAGACGAGATGAGACCCCGGCTTCAGTAGATAAATCTGGTGGAAAGCGTTCACGAAGGCAGAAAAATGGTTCGGAGAACCGGGAAAACTCCAATTATGGCATGGAGCTTAATGAGGAGGTTGGTTCAGGTGTGTCAAAAGAAAAGAAGGTTAAGACCTCATCCACGTcatcaaagaagaagaagaggtcGAAAAGCAAGCAGGACAGGGAGCCGTCGCCGACAGACCTGCCTATCGATCCCAATGAACCCACTTATTGTCTGTGCGAGCAAGTGTCTTATGGAGAGATGATAGGTTGTGATAATGATGAATGCACTATTGAGTGGTTTCACTTCTCCTGTGTTGGCCTGCACCATAAGCCCAAGGGAAAATGGTACTGTCCGAAGTGCAGAGGAGACAATGAGAAGACAATGGACAAAGCATTAGAGAGGTCTAAGAAAGAGCGAGCATACAACAGGTAG
- the LOC127965326 gene encoding uncharacterized protein LOC127965326 has product MVNNKTVMVVVLLSIFVAGNQTKGYQDTASRQNKDAIKQLTDFKEQTFIPGSIVTLQCGNVTDIKWNELIYIVWNISLQGRKCWLGLARELDDTCKDGKRLLNTSDGVYLVIPRISREDEGFYYCDLSYTGGSYAVNVSVSVPQLSTQLDSDIYQRIAVCRATYTQKTAPTLHWEPALNFSSNVSSIEKHGRFFTVESRVYLLDNVTISELSCVATYSSESGSVQHKSTLHLNQRITFCLRMK; this is encoded by the exons ATGGTGAACAATAAGACAGTGATGGTGGTCGTTCTCCTAAGCATCTTTGTGGCAGGAAATCAAACAAAAG GATATCAAGACACTGCATCTCGACAGAATAAAGACGCGATTAAACAGCTGACAG ATTTCAAAGAGCAGACCTTTATTCCAGGCAGCATTGTGACTTTACAGTGTGGTAATGTCACTGACATCAAATGGAATGAACTTATTTATATTGTGTGGAACATCAGCCTGCAAGGGAGAAAATGTTGGCTTGGTTTGGCACGCGAGCTGGACGACACATGTAAAGATGGAAAGAGGCTGTTAAACACCTCAGATGGAGTTTATTTAGTCATTCCCAGGATTTCAAGAGAAGATGAAGGATTTTATTATTGTGATCTTTCATATACAGGAGGAAGCTATGCTGTAAATGTGTCTGTGAGCG ttcccCAACTTTCCACCCAGCTGGACAGTGACATTTATCAAAGGATTGCTGTCTGTCGGGCCACATACACACAAAAGACAGCACCCACTCTTCACTGGGAACCTGCCCTGAACTTTTCCTCCAATGTCAGCTCTATCGAGAAGCATGGCAGGTTTTTTACTGTGGAGAGTCGAGTATATCTGCTGGACAATGTCACCATCAGTGAGCTCAGCTGTGTGGCCACATACTCCTCCGAGTCGGGCTCGGTTCAGCACAAGAGCACACTTCATCTTAATCAAA GAATAACGTTTTGTCTCAGAATGAAGTAA